A DNA window from Hevea brasiliensis isolate MT/VB/25A 57/8 chromosome 2, ASM3005281v1, whole genome shotgun sequence contains the following coding sequences:
- the LOC110672985 gene encoding cytochrome P450 81Q32: MILHLLLFLVLYVLTKHFFNKIRNLPPSPFPALPIIGHLHLLRKPLHRSLSAISNRYGPVLILQFGYRHVLLVSSPSAAEECFTKNDVVFANRPRLLHGKHIGYNYTSLAWAPYGDLWRNLRKLSSLEILSSHRLQLLSSIRSDEVKLLIRRLFNNKDEKLDLKSAFFELMLNVMMRMIAGKRYYGENVEEVEKAASFQKIVRETFLFAGTSNMGDFLPLLAKIGGVEKRLLDLQKRRDGFIQVLIEEHRKRMSTSPSEEKNKTLIEVLLTLQQSDPDCYTDQTIKSLMLLLLAAGTDTSAVTMEWAMSLLVNNPEILKKAQSEIDNVVGQDHLMNESDALKIPYLHCIISEVMRMYPAGPLLVPHESSEECSIGGYRVPPGTMLLVNMWSIQNDPRVWEEPKKFKPERFEGCEAGVRDGFRLMPFGSGRRSCPGEGLALRMVGLTLGSVLQCFEWERVGKEMVDMTEGVGLTMPKAQPLIVKCRPRPSMVNLLSQV; encoded by the exons ATGATCCTACACCTCCTTCTCTTTCTGGTTCTGTATGTGCTCACCAAGCATTTCTTCAACAAGATCCGAAATCTCCCACCAAGCCCATTCCCTGCCCTCCCCATAATAGGCCACCTACACCTCCTCCGCAAACCTCTCCATCGTTCCCTTTCCGCCATATCTAACCGTTATGGTCCCGTACTTATCCTTCAGTTTGGCTACCGCCACGTATTGCTTGTCTCCTCCCCATCAGCCGCGGAGGAATGTTTTACCAAGAATGACGTCGTCTTCGCCAACCGTCCACGCCTCCTCCATGGCAAACACATAGGCTACAACTACACCAGCCTTGCTTGGGCTCCTTACGGCGATCTTTGGCGCAATCTACGTAAATTATCCTCCCTCGAAATCCTATCCTCTCACCGTCTCCAGTTACTGTCCAGCATACGAAGCGATGAGGTGAAGTTGCTGATCCGTCGTTTGTTTAACAATAAAGATGAGAAGTTGGATTTGAAATCTGCCTTCTTTGAGCTGATGCTGAACGTGATGATGAGGATGATAGCAGGGAAAAGGTACTACGGTGAGAACGTGGAAGAAGTGGAGAAGGCAGCAAGTTTTCAGAAGATCGTGAGGGAGACGTTCCTGTTTGCTGGTACATCTAACATGGGGGACTTTTTGCCCTTATTAGCTAAGATAGGAGGCGTAGAGAAGAGATTGCTTGATTTGCAAAAGAGGAGAGATGggtttatacaagttttgatcgAAGAACACAGAAAAAGAATGAGCACTTCACCTTCTGAGGAGAAAAATAAGACATTGATTGAGGTGCTGTTAACGCTGCAACAATCGGATCCTGACTGCTACACGGATCAAACTATCAAAAGCCTTATGCTG CTTCTACTGGCAGCAGGAACCGATACTTCAGCTGTAACCATGGAATGGGCAATGTCACTTTTAGTGAATAATCCTGAAATTTTGAAGAAAGCTCAGAGTGAAATCGATAATGTCGTCGGACAAGATCACTTAATGAACGAGTCTGATGCATTAAAGATTCCCTATCTTCACTGCATTATAAGTGAAGTCATGCGAATGTACCCAGCAGGCCCACTGTTGGTTCCTCACGAGTCATCAGAGGAGTGCTCTATTGGAGGCTATCGTGTACCACCTGGCACCATGCTGCTGGTGAACATGTGGAGCATACAGAATGATCCTCGAGTTTGGGAGGAGCCCAAGAAATTCAAACCAGAAAGATTTGAAGGATGTGAGGCAGGGGTGAGGGATGGTTTTCGGTTGATGCCTTTTGGGTCAGGAAGGAGGAGTTGTCCTGGAGAGGGCTTGGCCTTGCGCATGGTTGGTTTGACCTTGGGTTCAGTCCTTCAGTGCTTTGAGTGGGAGAGAGTTGGCAAGGAAATGGTAGACATGACGGAGGGGGTTGGACTCACAATGCCCAAGGCTCAACCCTTGATAGTTAAATGTAGACCACGCCCATCCATGGTGAACCTTCTTTCTCAAGTTTGA
- the LOC131172615 gene encoding uncharacterized protein LOC131172615 has protein sequence MANPNINDKQVDEKLEREFDKWFNKYVHNPSNNISSQFLKDLSKGPLRSVMCYNSYVVNGYKFHTKGYGSHRATMNSGVCIKGTNYSTNESDYYGQLIEVLRLEYPGLPIKRTVLFKCDWFDPTPNVGTKIHPKYKLVDINHKRSFNRYEPFVLAIQAAQVNYSIYPSLKRDKDDWWAVFKIKARSVIDLPEQVNVTTPPAREEPFQEDEMEVPLIQIDDDDDQQQYLNDQNGVLVEINEEDVEDEEELELDSESDEECDDVYDSDTN, from the coding sequence ATGGCCAATCCAAATATCAATGATAAACAAGTTGATGAGAAACTAGAGCGTGAATTTGATAAGTGGTTCAATAAATATGTTCACAATCCCTCCAACAATATATCAAGCCAGTTTTTAAAGGATCtatcaaagggtccattaagaagTGTTATGTGCTACAATAGTTATGTAGTTAATGGTTATAAATTTCACACTAAAGGTTATGGTTCGCATAGGGCAACGATGAACAGTGGGGTATGTATCAAGGGGACTAATTACAGTACTAATGAAAGTGACTACTATGGACAATTAATTGAAGTGCTACGATTGGAGTACCCTGGATTACCAATCAAAAGAACtgtattgtttaaatgtgattggtttgatccaacaccaaatgtgggaacaaagattcatccaaaatataaacttgtggatattaatcataaaagatccttcAATAGGTATGAACCATTTGTTCTTGCTATCCAAGCTGCTCAGGTGAATTATTCCATATATCCAAGCTTAAAACGTGACAAGGATGATTGGTGGGCTGTGTTCAAAATCAAAGCGAGATCTGTTATTGATCTTCCTGAGCAAGTGAATGTCACAACCCCCCCTGCACGGGAAGAACCATttcaagaagatgaaatggaagtCCCTTTGATTCAAATTGACGATGATGATGATCAACAACAATACTTGAATGATCAAAACGGTGTACTAGTTGAAATTAATGAAGAggatgttgaagatgaagaagagctTGAATTGGACTCAGAAAGTGATGAGGAATGCGATGATGTATATGATAGTGATACTAATTAG
- the LOC110673185 gene encoding uncharacterized protein LOC110673185, producing the protein MEAQLGRRPFPYELFHKTHTRKGTSDMVDSRAQSIKDAFLALKEQSSQPQEGCSDPPIVDEVALYYQVVGGEKKNRVYGIGSQASIFYPSSSHGSSSTASYCARSEAMQEEIQQLHQTIATLKDSLVAMEERDRQRELMLEERYRQREQTLEERMQQMMQNMMSQMMQGTQFTAPTPHATHQDDGREADSGDE; encoded by the exons ATG GAAGCCCAGCTTGGCCGAAGACCTTTTCCTTATGAACTTTTCCATAAGACCCACACTAGGAAAGGCACCTCCGATATGGTTGATTCACGAGCGCAATCAATTAAG GATGCATTTTTGGCGCTTAAGGAGCAGTCGTCTCAACCACAAGAGGGGTGCAGTGACCCTCCTATTGTAGATGAGGTCGCACTATATTATCAAGTTGTGGGGGGGGAGAAGAAGAACAGGGTTTATGGCATTGGATCTCAAGCATCAATTTTTTACCCTAGCTCATCACATGGATCATCTTCTACTGCATCCTATTGTGCTCGATCGGAGGCAATGCAGGAAGAGATTCAACAATTGCATCAGACTATTGCAACGCTCAAGGATAGTTTGGttgcaatggaggagagagatCGACAACGCGAGTTGATGCTAGAGGAGAGATATAGACAACGTGAGCAGACATTGGAGGAGCGCATGCAACAAATGATGCAAAACATGATGTCACAAATGATGCAGGGTACGCAGTTTACAGCCCCAACTCCACATGCGACTCATCAAGATGATGGTAGAGAGGCTGATAGTGGTGATGAGTGA